The window ctaacgggagcagctgaaagaagaagaaggtctggTAAAAGCTCATTTTTAGGCCATATTTGATCATGTTATGAGCAGGCAATTATACCCTTAtggtaaagagtaaaccaataggcatccttagcaaaaatgatcagaaggacttgaggtTGTGCATGTCACATCAACCAACCCTAGGGGTTCACTCTgtaatgggatatgaggggtcaaagttagtccttttcacaaaactttgaaaacagGCATAGTAATATAGGCAGGTGGAATGTGATTTTATGCTATTCTGAGGTTGCTtatcacaaatataatatttttgattctttactggtggtcccaGCCCTctgagccactcccagaaggttaaaaacgAAAAAATTGAAACAACCTAATGGAGTATCATTTTAAACTGTTTCAAGGACAGTAATTATGAACATgacattattattactgttattttaatttttgatcctttactagggtcTGCCCCACTCTGGACCTCTATtagatgctgaaaaatgacaaatgtttatTACAAGCAAGAATATTTCgactataaacatttaaattgaagcacacattttataaTTCCAGATatctgacacaactattcttgtttattatgtacatctacttcatgaagtaaatcatgaCATTTCGTATGATTACACGGAATTAGGGTGGTTTAAACTAATTCTGACTTTTTTGACATTAGGGAACTTagtacttttatcttttttgacTTGGCTGAAGATAAGAAAGCAGATATGGTAAagcattataaaggtgtattaCCTTAGGTAtcaccattatccaacccgcaatatcctaactacagggtcacaggggtctgctggagccaatcccagccaacacagggcgcaaggtagggaacaaaccccaggcagggtgccaccccaccgcAGTACCTTAGGTATGATGGACCCAAAAGTATTTCCTTTCACACatctactgaataatttgttagctgaaagtaCTTATTGATAGTATGTCATAGAAATGATACTGTGTCACAAAAAGGATGTGCAGTATTATTCATGGTTCAGTTTTGTCTACATTTTCTCCCCCATTACTAACTGCAGTGGACCAGGAATGTGTCCCacaactgagcctgccttcttaattactGTGTtgttttggtgggcctctcttaaagtgacaTTACTAGCCAATCACACCAAAATGCTGAAATTCTCATGggccatcatagagttgtagaatatgtaaAAGAAGTCACTACACAGTAATGAAATTAAAGGACTGcattctcctaagaaaaaagattcGACTCTTCCTTTCATTATATAATTCCTTTGTGTTACTAGACCAGTCTTGTCATTAATATGGACCACCAAGTACTtgcagcagtgcaccacctctacatctactccATGAATAGTGATTGGGCACAAAGGGTCTTTGGGGAAGCAGTCCCTTGGTTTGGTTGATGCTGagatgtaaattattattattttacaccaAGAAACAATTCTCTGCCTGACTCCTATACTCGGTCTTACCCCCTTTGTCAAtgcattagtgcagaatcatctgagaatttctgcaagtggatGGACCTTGTTTTACATTTTGAGCCCGAGGTGTATAGGGAGGACAAAAAGGCGACAAGACTATTCCTTAGAGGTGCTTCAGTGTTATCCCATTCACATCAGTGACACAGTCTTTGAGTCGCACAAATGTTGGTCAGCCTGAtaaatagtccattatccaggacaccaaagCTTATGCacatgcatatctctgagtttaccccttaacagggatggcttgATGGTACTGAGGCCACTagataaatcaaaaaacataacgCTCAGAATGTGGCTACCTTTGTCCAAATGGGATTAACCCTATTGAAGGTACAGCAGGTAAAGAATTCTTTCTTGCACCCCACTCAttgtccgataggcaaactgcagtggatccATGTGGTCTTTCACAAGTGGATACCTACAGTTCTGCACCAGCTTTTCGAAGATCTTCATGATGGTGGACGTACAGCATTATAAGAAAGAATTGAATGTTGACGTCTGTTTTGAAATAGATTCCCTggagtattttgtaataaaacataataccTCCTTTAAGCTGGTGTGCTATTGAATGTACTGATGAGGGTAATAGGACAAATTCTTACCGATAATTTTTTAGTCTGAAAATAGGCAGTGATGACACATCAATCGTGTATGTTTGAAATATAGTTTAGAGCAAggcttcccaaagtggtcgatattgaccccctggggtcgatagtttcaataaaaaaatttgggggtcgacgacagcaaaaatagacccccttactactgctatttgtttgttacttcaaaatatctatgattccaataggtacctaattatgaagcaaaataattcaaaaaaacactttaaaaacacattacataccaaatttgtgaacgaaaaggtaaaatgtgtgtcacacgtaagaatgcatgaaaatacatgtagcacaaacatgtctgtgcattgtcttaacgAACTTATCAAAGCAAGcgtggacatgaaaaaccgttgcatgtgactaggggggtcaatggttttaaaagtttttggtaaaggggtctgcggcaaaAAAACGTTTGGGAACTCCTGGTTTAGAGAAACACAGATTAAAGTACAATTTGTGAAGAGCTAATGAAACCCCGTTTGCGCACTAGGTGGCAGTATAAAGACTAGGACAACGCGTTTGAAATAACCATGTGGAGTCTTCGGGGCTGCTGAAATAACCCCGGCTGGCAAGCAGACCGGGACGTTGATTTACGACAGTTTACGACTGTCGTAGTTCAGTGTTTTCCTCTTTCTCATTTACAGAGAAACGAGCACGCTGATCGGGTAGAAACACTCTGTCtcacgaaaaaaaaaaatgtttactctgAGCAAGGAGAGCAAGCAGCGACTGCAGCAGCTTTTCCAGTGTGGACAGTTTGCTATCCGCTGGGGTTTCATCCCGACCATTTTATACTTGGGTTAGTATTCGCTGGCGTGTGCTGCCACTTCGAGTTGATAAACTTTAGTTTTGAATGATTCAATATACCTCTACTTTGTCCGTTTTATTACACGTGTAATGCAGACATTTCATTTGACATGGCACCTATTGTTATGAAGAATTTTGCTCACAAACCGAAACGTGGTGCTGAAGTAACACTGTTGTTTCCCTTAGTGTGTCAGCGGTTCAGTTGTACGCTTTATTAAACGGTATTCTCTTAGTATTGCAGCGACATCCATTGTATTAACTCGCATAACTCCTATTGCAGGGCCGGGGATCCGGTACAAAAAGTGGAAATGAAACGCCAGTCCATCACGCCGAACTAACAGTCTCGCCTAGCAGTCGCAGGTCTTTGCAAGGGGAACATCGAAATCGCTTAAATGTAACGCTAACCGTGAATGCACAGACCGGTGAATTGTCTTACTCGGGGTCACGCCCGGCGGTAGTTGACCTTGAGGTTTCTTTCTTGACTAATTGCATCACTGCATGAAATCCAAACCCTAAACGCCTCGGTTTCATACACGCTTTCATTACACTCTGTAGGTCAGATGTTAATTATTCTTCAAATGAAACTCCTCTTGGTTTCTTTTTATTCGGTTGTGACCTAATCAGTTTAACAACATGtagtgtttgttttaaaatgttgctaTTTGCCTTCATGTCAGCTAGCAGCTACCCCACTTTTAGAGTCTCTTTAAAACCAAGATGTGCATCACAACACATCTcataatattttagattttataaGAGACATATTTACAATGTTTTTCTGAAAAAGCAAATATTGTAGAGAGCATTGTGAAGAGCTAATGGCTATATATTTTTGGTTAATGGTAGTTGATTTTGAGTACGAGTTTGGCAGCACGAGGTACCTCTTGCTCAAGAGTGTAACCTGACATTTTGAATTCTGATTGAAGGAAATTTCAGAACAGTTGTCTCTTAAAAACTAATGGTTGACATATATATGGAAGTTTCAATACACAGTTTTGATAGTAACAGAAATGGCAAAGTGGATGCTGGAAACAGTTGTGTGGTCAAGACTACAAAAATCACTCTTGTAGAACAATCagtaaaagcacattttaaatataGTGATTCATTGCTTATCAGTTAGTACAAATAAGCTGATAAAAACATAGCAATTggattattattttcaaatagaTCTTATTTAAACCTGCTGCTCTGTCAAACTATAACAGATGCTGCTGAGTACTTTGAAATACATGCCAAATAAAAAAGACAACAGAATTCATCCACCaccaaagaaagagagagacaagcataaaaaaaatatgttaaaatgattAATAACATACAAGAGTCTGTCAGGCTGTACATGCTtactctaaaataacatcaacaaATTATtggcatgtttttttaaaaaaaaaaaataaaagttttgtacttatttaagagagaatttgattttctcTAATTTGACGTAATAAAGAATGTCGCTTACCAGCTGAATTATAGATGGTGGGCTGGAATTCTTCCAGTTAATCAAGATAAATCTGCGTGGTAGTAACGTGGTATAGGCTGTTACAACAATCTTATCCCTGTGCCCTTTTATGCCACAGTGCTGTTAATGTATAAGGAGTGATAGCAACACCAAGGCTGTCTTTGAGAAATATGTAAAGATTTTTGTTGAAAATTATGTTCATTTAGGGCATTCCCATAGAATATGGTGTACTGAACCTGGAGTTAGATCGCTACGCTTGCAGGTTAGGTCTTGCCCTGggtacattttggacagttttaagcaagatAAACATGGTCAATGAAAGTCCTTAAGTTGAATTATGGAATACTTGATGCATGTAGAACTAGAGTGTAGATGCCAATTGAAAGGTCCCTTTCTCATTGTTCTCGAAAGGGTAAGTTCTTTGAAATGTTTCTATTCAAATACTTGTGAGTCTTTATCAAGATTAACCATTGTGGCCTCTGGGATTGATATGGGCATGAGATGCAGAACAttcagtagattttttttttttttaattatgatttgCATATAGGGAAAAAAGTGTGTAGTTGGAAAGAGGCACGTTGAGTGTAGTTCttcataagatgcaaatatggtgtctatatataaaaaagattaaatcagtcttaaaggataagtttggcacTTTTTCAGTTCCAAGTTCTTTCTTCACAAAAATGGTTTATATTCATTTACTATGTGAAGTTGCATTCTAAAGTTAATTGTTTTctacaaatttaaaatatcttGTCCACTCAGGCACTTTGTAGTGAAGGGTATCAGGCATGGAGGAAACAGTTAAACATTTTCTGAAGTGTAAAGCTTTAAGCTAAAGGTTAATTAAGAATTTCTCAAAACAATTTTATACTAAGTAAATTTAACAGCAACCGATTGTTAGGTATGCAAATATTATACAGGCAGTCGAGGTATAGCTATCAGGCTACAACAGCATCCTTGAATTACCAGAAAAAGCTTCCAAAAGCTGCTTAATTGCCACAAACATCATTCACTATTGGCTTTGAGACTGCCTGTACCTCACCTTTATTCCTAGACATTACTGAATCTCCATTAATACTAAATGCCACTCGCAGTGAACAGACCACTTTCATTGGCCCTAACACTTCAAGGATTTTTTGTGTAATGGTGCTAGCTGTCACATCATGTGTATTCACAAGCTCAGTAGCTCCATCCTTAATAATCCTTCCTTGAATAAAGTGAATGCACTCAGTCACAAGCTTTCCTTCTGAAACATCTTTACATTCGTCAGCAATAATGACTCATAGGAATGCCTTACAGTGCATTTTAGTTTCTTTTGAGCAGAATGTTAAAACACTAAAGTT is drawn from Polypterus senegalus isolate Bchr_013 chromosome 15, ASM1683550v1, whole genome shotgun sequence and contains these coding sequences:
- the tomm7 gene encoding mitochondrial import receptor subunit TOM7 homolog → MFTLSKESKQRLQQLFQCGQFAIRWGFIPTILYLG